The DNA window TTCGCTTTCTAAAACATATCTGCCGGATTCTGCAACCGGAGAGATTCCCAGCGTTAGTTCGATGCTGGATGATAATGAGGCAACAGATACCGATAAACTAATTGCCGGAGCATTGGATGGAATAGTGGGGGGAATGATGCCTTCCTCACCTCAAAAGGAAGGTTCATTGGCTATGCAATTAAAGATGGATCAAGTTCTGTTCTTGGGTGGAAAGTTAATAAACGGCATCAAGGCAGTGGATAGATATCGCAGCATCCAACGCCTCAACTATAGTGTAAAAGAACAAGATATTGTGTTAGAAACTACTAATATGTTTTATCAAACACTTTTAGCCCAAAAAGTAGTACAGATACAGGAAGAAGCATTATCTACTGCGCGCAAGCACCTAAATCGAGTGGAACTGCTTGCACAGGAAGGTCAGGTTTCTGAATTTGATTTGCTTAGCGCCAGACTCGAGGTGGCAAAACTTGAGCCGGGATTGCTACAAGCCCAAAACAATTATAGTTTAGCTCTTACCGCTTTTCGCAGGCAACTTGGCTCTGAACAAAGCGAATTGATCCCCGAAGGAGAATTTGTATTACCCAATATTCCCGATTTGACTTTGCAAGAAGCTCAAAGTATTGCCGCAGAAAATAGAATTGAGCTGGAATTGCTTGATATAGCAACCCAAGTTAAGCAGTTACAATACAACGCCGAGCGCAGCAATTTTTTGCCGAATATTGCCCTTAGTGCCAGCGCATCTTTGTATTCTGCCGCTGATGAATACCGCATCGAATCCGATGATTTTGGCACTCAATACTCGGTAGGCATTGGCTTTAGTTTGCCCATCTTCACGGGTCTTTCCAATCGCAGCAAAGCAAGTTATGCAAAACACGATCTTGCTATCGCCAAGCTTGAACAAGAAAATAGTAAGGAACTTATCCGTCTTCAAATAAAACAGAATCACCAAAAGCTACAATATGCTTTGCAAAACTATGAAGTGCAAGAACAGAATATTGCCATGGCTGAGCGAAATCTGGAATTAGCCCAACTTCGCTTTGACAATCAAATGGGAATTCAACTGGAAGTATTTGATGCACAAACAACTCTGGCTTCCATTCGCCTTCAATTCATTAGCGCTGTATATGAAGTAATAAGCGCAGAACGAGAATTCACAAAATCCTTAGGTTATAAATTAGCAGTGGAGTAAGATAAATGAGAAAGATAACAACATATTTAATAGTGGCAATAAGCCTTGTATTTCTACTTAGCGCATGTGGTAAGAAAAAGCAGGATGCCAAAAGCATGGATCAACTTCACGAAGAACTTGGTATTCCGGTTCGAGTTGTTGAAATAGCAAAAGACACATTTATACAGCAATTAAGATACAATGCCACTCTTAGAGGCATCAAAGAATCTACAGTTCAAGCGATGCTTGGCGATGTGGTAACAGGCATCAAAGCCAAAGTGGGCGATAGAGTAGAAAAGGATTCTGTGATTGTTACATTTCCACACAATAGTCCTTCTGCCCAATATGAGCAGGCAAAAACCGCATTTAACAGCATCGACGCTACTCATGAACGCATGCTGAGATTGTATCAGCAGGGCGCAATTTCGGTGCAGGATTATGAAAACGTTAAAACTCAATGGGAAGTATCTAAGGCAAATCTGGAATCCAGCGAACAGATGGTTTTCGTTAAAGCCCCCATTAGTGGTGTGATTACCGATATAATGGTGAACGTTTCCGAAAAAGTTTTCCCTGGAAAAGATCTCTTTACGATAAGCTCTACAAATGGATATAAGGCCACATTAATGGTACCTGAAGGGGAAATCGACAAAGTAAAAAAAGGCGGGATTGTCAAAGCAAGATGGAGCGACATTGAAATAAGTGGAAGAATATCTGAAATAGCCATGGCGTTGGATCCTGCTTCCAAAGCTTTTCGCGTCGAAGCTGAATTTCCTCAATACCGTAATGATCTTGCTTTTGGGATAACCGCTGAGCTTGGCGTACAAGTATTGCGCTTGCCAAATGTGATAATCGTAGATCGTCATCATTTGGTTAGAGAAAACGGAGAAGCATTTGTTTGGTTGGCGCGCGACAATAAGGCCACTAAGGTGCCTGTTACTACAGGTGTTACCGATCAATTGAAATACGAGATTACAGAGGGACTGCAAGAAGGAGATCTGCTTATTACTGAAGGCATAAAATCTCTTACTGAAGGTGCCAAGATTCGGATTATAGAAGGTAACTAATATGTTTTTAGCAAAAATATCCATAGACCGGCCAGTAATGGTAACAATGGCAATATTGGTCTTTGTGGTGTTTGGTGCAATGGCATACATGGAAATGCCCTTGAATTTGATGCCGGATGTGGAACTCCCCTACGTTTCCATCATGACAGTGTATTCTGGCGCCGGACCTCGCGAAGTGGAAACTCAGGTTACCGCAAAATTGGAAGAAGTAGCAGCTACAGTCCCCCAAATTGACTATATCCAGAGCTATTCCATAGAAAACGTATCGATCATATTGGTCGCATTTGAACAGGGAAAAGATATTAATGTAGGTAATTCTGAAGTTAAGGATAAAGTAGATGGCGTATTGAACGATTTACCGGATGGAGTAGATCGACCATCGGTACAGAAATTCGATTTCAGTGCCTTCCCCTTTATGGATTTAGTGCTTTCGGGAGATATGGACAGTCGCGAACTTTACGAATTGGCAGATGGTCAGCTCAAAGAGCGACTCTCTCAGATCGAAGGTGTGGCTCAAGTTAGCATCAACGGTGGAGCCAAACGGGAGATTGGCATAGAAGTGCCCAATCGCGTGGTATTTCAAAACAGCATCTCCCCTACTTTATTAAACCAAATTCTTGCGGCACACAATATGGATATGCCAGCCGGAACTTTTATTAGTGGAAACCAACAGTATTCTGTACGCTTAAAAGGTGAATTTTCCAGTGTCCAGGATATTGCAAATCTGGATATTCCCACTATGTCTGGCCCCAAAAAGCTCGGTAGCTTGGCAAATGTGATTGACGGACAAGAAAAAGTTACCCAAAAAGCTACATATTTCAATGTAAAAAACCAAGTTGCGGATAACAATATCATCCGGCTTTCGATCACAAAAAGTTCTGACGGAAACGTGGTTAACATTGCCGAACAAGTTAGGAAAGAACTCCCGGCTTTGCAATCGGAATTACCACCTAATACGCTGTTGAATGTAATTCGCGACGATAGCGAGTTTACGCGTTCTACCGTTGCGGATACTCTGAATACGATATGGATGGGAATCCTACTTACGGGTCTTATTCTCTTGCTCTTCTTGCATGACCTCCGCTCCACAATAATTGTTGCACTTTCGATGCCAATATCGATTATCTCCACCTTCATATTCCTCCAAGCTGCTGGATTTACTCTTAATATGCTTACCCTTACCGGCTTCTCTACAGCGGTAGGAATACTGGTAACCAACTCTGTGGTTGTTATAGAAAATATTTTCCGCCACAAAGAGATGGGAAACGGACGCAAGGAAGCATCTTTCAAAGGAACGGCAGAAATAACGATTGCAGTATTGGCCTCAACACTCACAAACATCGTTGTATTCTTGCCAATGGCAAGCATGAAGTCTATGGTGGGAGGCTTCTTGAAGGAGTTTGCCCT is part of the Candidatus Cloacimonadota bacterium genome and encodes:
- a CDS encoding efflux RND transporter periplasmic adaptor subunit; this encodes MRKITTYLIVAISLVFLLSACGKKKQDAKSMDQLHEELGIPVRVVEIAKDTFIQQLRYNATLRGIKESTVQAMLGDVVTGIKAKVGDRVEKDSVIVTFPHNSPSAQYEQAKTAFNSIDATHERMLRLYQQGAISVQDYENVKTQWEVSKANLESSEQMVFVKAPISGVITDIMVNVSEKVFPGKDLFTISSTNGYKATLMVPEGEIDKVKKGGIVKARWSDIEISGRISEIAMALDPASKAFRVEAEFPQYRNDLAFGITAELGVQVLRLPNVIIVDRHHLVRENGEAFVWLARDNKATKVPVTTGVTDQLKYEITEGLQEGDLLITEGIKSLTEGAKIRIIEGN
- a CDS encoding TolC family protein, producing the protein LGESIQLAKQNNKELLVATEEISKADEQYRDVRGSLLPQLNLQGSYSLSKTYLPDSATGEIPSVSSMLDDNEATDTDKLIAGALDGIVGGMMPSSPQKEGSLAMQLKMDQVLFLGGKLINGIKAVDRYRSIQRLNYSVKEQDIVLETTNMFYQTLLAQKVVQIQEEALSTARKHLNRVELLAQEGQVSEFDLLSARLEVAKLEPGLLQAQNNYSLALTAFRRQLGSEQSELIPEGEFVLPNIPDLTLQEAQSIAAENRIELELLDIATQVKQLQYNAERSNFLPNIALSASASLYSAADEYRIESDDFGTQYSVGIGFSLPIFTGLSNRSKASYAKHDLAIAKLEQENSKELIRLQIKQNHQKLQYALQNYEVQEQNIAMAERNLELAQLRFDNQMGIQLEVFDAQTTLASIRLQFISAVYEVISAEREFTKSLGYKLAVE